GCACGGGCATCAACAAGCGCAAGCTGGCAGCTTTCGGGGGCCGGGTCCATTGCCTGATTGCCGATGAGGACATCGCAGAACTGGCAAAAAAAGAGGGCATTACCCGCTCCATGGCTGCCATGCGCCATTTTGGCAAGGCACTGGACAAGAACATTGTAGCCATTGGCAATGCCCCTACGGCACTCTTTGAAGTTCTGCGCCTGATGGAGGAAGAGGGAGTGCGCCCTGCCTGCATTGTGGGCATTCCCGTGGGCTTCGTGGGGGCGGCTGACTCCAAGGAGGCTCTGCGCCAGCAGGAGATGGTGCCTTATATCACTGTAGAGGGCACCAAAGGCGGCAGCCCCATTGCGGCAGCTGCCATCAATGCCATGATGTACCTGATCGATGATACCCGTCCCTGAAGGAGGCTGCCCATGGAAAGGCATATTCCCCGTCTGGTCATCGCCGCCACCCAATCCGGGGCGGGCAAGACCACCATTGTCACGGGACTGCTGGCGGCCCTGCGGGAAAGGGGCGTGGCTGTCCAGTCCTTCAAGGTAGGGCCGGATTATATTGACCCCGGTTATCATCAACTGGCCTCCGGGCGTCCCGGCATGAATCTGGACACCTGGCTGACTCCGAAAGAAAAACTCGCTGCTTCTCTGGCAAGGG
This genomic interval from Selenomonas sp. AB3002 contains the following:
- a CDS encoding precorrin-8X methylmutase, which gives rise to MNFITKPMEIEHRSMEIIAPHLAGLNLSEAETKVYSRLIHAAGDVDYAPLIHIHPEAISKAQEALQAGCDIYTDVEMVRTGINKRKLAAFGGRVHCLIADEDIAELAKKEGITRSMAAMRHFGKALDKNIVAIGNAPTALFEVLRLMEEEGVRPACIVGIPVGFVGAADSKEALRQQEMVPYITVEGTKGGSPIAAAAINAMMYLIDDTRP